From Xenopus tropicalis strain Nigerian chromosome 3, UCB_Xtro_10.0, whole genome shotgun sequence, the proteins below share one genomic window:
- the LOC108646267 gene encoding olfactory receptor 11L1-like yields MNEKNQTWVSEIVLLGFQNLHNFKVPLFSLFLLIYILTVWENVLIIVLVAFSRNLHSPMYFFLQQLALCDLLNSTVIVPTLLQTVINGGTTVSFIGCITQFSFFSVPEAFECLLLAVMAYDRYVAICIPLRYTSMMAKRTCVEFIVMAWTSGITCALLLSSIISTLQFCNRNTINHFFCDFFPVVELSCSSTFLAQTGAALLSVPMIIFPFILIIVSYMCIAHAILKIVSHTGRQKAFSTCSSHLAVVSIFYGTIIALYMVPPRKESQNICKALSLLYTVVIPSVNPVIYSLRSTDIKEALIRRPTIRLLASARPRIIHKTV; encoded by the coding sequence ATGAATGAGAAGAACCAGACGTGGGTCAGTGAGATtgttctcttgggatttcagaatctCCACAACTTCAAGGTTCCCCTGTTCTCTCTGTTCCTTCTGATTTATATTCTGACAGTTTGGGAGAACGTCCTCATCATTGTGTTGGTGGCCTTCAGCCGGAACCTCcactcccccatgtacttctttctcCAGCAGTTGGCTTTGTGTGACCTTCTAAACTCCACAGTTATTGTTCCGACTCTGCTCCAAACTGTGATTAATGGAGGAACCACCGTATCATTTATTGGCTGTATCactcagttttcttttttttctgtcccAGAAGCCTTTGAGTGTTTGCTCCTGGCAGTAATGGCCTATGACAGATATGTGGCCATCTGCATCCCCCTGAGATACACGTCTATGATGGCCAAAAGAACATGTGTTGAATTCATTGTTATGGCATGGACCTCTGGCATCACTTGTGCGCTGCTTCTTTCATCTATCATTTCTACTCTACAGTTCTGTAACCGAAATAccattaaccatttcttctgtgatttctTCCCTGTTGTAGAACTTTCCTGCTCAAGTACATTTCTAGCACAAACAGGTGCAGCCCTACTGTCTGTCCCTATGATTATCTTCCCCTTTATACTGATCATTGTATCATATATGTGTATTGCCCATgcaatcctaaagatagtgtcccataccgggaggcaaaaagccttctccacctgcagctcccacttggccgtggtctccatattttatgggactATAATAGCTCTTTACATGGTTCCCCCCAGGAAAGAATCCCAGAACATTTGCAAAGCTCTCTCTCTTTTGTACACAGTAGTGATTCCCTCAGTTAACCCAGTTATTTACAGCCTGAGAAGTACAGATATAAAAGAAGCCCTCATTAGAAGGCCAACAATACGCCTCTTGGCATCTGCCAGACCCAGAATTATCCATAAAACTGTTTAA